One Arvicanthis niloticus isolate mArvNil1 chromosome 3, mArvNil1.pat.X, whole genome shotgun sequence DNA segment encodes these proteins:
- the LOC117706277 gene encoding heat shock transcription factor, Y-linked-like — MAEAPSEMLDVSPNSLSTDSETSSGEPWCDDTGQKDSDLWAIIEESAFQVLAQRFLIKRPPHTLCASEPDEDSNLFSMTFPRKLWKIVGSDKFKSIWWDEDGTYIVINEELFKKEVLERKAPFRIFETDSMKSLVRQLNLYGFRKMRQNFQRSASLPDFLAEEKGISASCKLQFYQNPNFLRDCPHLIEKMKRRIGIKTVSRGAAPSLPDFKNKHFRPDLGKMDDHSLGVAVQTSERSQLSSSSISNVYLRQKPSLAQRGSDTKDVIRSDFSLATSSSFRPSEEILTHHPAPLSEVSSLRMDSQRIFTQANDSTVNFIITSISQNRRDMSHLWNSCIEMQGEPSFQPGFPHFSSSSSTYSDSKAKGEPKLPIHKERVASTTLSPTSNHHPSS, encoded by the coding sequence ATGGCTGAGGCACCTTCGGAAATGCTGGATGTTTCCCCTAACAGTCTATCAACGGATTCAGAGACCTCTTCCGGTGAGCCTTGGTGTGACGACACAGGTCAGAAGGACTCAGACTTATGGGCTATTATTGAGGAAAGTGCATTTCAGGTTTTGGCTCAGCGATTCTTGATAAAGAGGCCACCTCATACCCTCTGTGCCTCAGAGCCAGATGAAGACAGTAACTTATTTTCAATGACCTTCCCCAGAAAACTCTGGAAAATAGTGGGAAGTGACAAATTTAAGTCTATTTGGTGGGATGAGGATGGGACTTACATAGTGATCAATGAAGAACTCTTCAAGAAGGAAGTGCTGGAAAGAAAGGCCCCCTTCAGAATATTTGAAACTGATAGCATGAAAAGTCTGGTTCGCCAACTTAATCTGTATGGATTTAGGAAAATGAGACAGAACTTCCAGAGATCTGCTTCTCTCCCTGACTTTCTGGCTGAAGAAAAAGGAATTTCTGCCTCATGTAAGTTACAGTTCTACCAGAATCCAAACTTTCTGAGAGATTGTCCCCATCTTATAGAAAAGATGAAAAGGAGAATTGGGATTAAAACAGTTTCTCGTGGAGCTGCTCCATCGCTTCCAGATTTCAAGAACAAACACTTCAGACCAGACTTGGGCAAAATGGATGACCATAGTTTGGGTGTAGCTGTCCAAACCAGTGAGAGAAGTCAGTTGTCCAGTTCTAGTATTTCAAATGTATATCTGAGACAGAAGCCTTCTCTTGCTCAAAGGGGTTCTGATACGAAGGATGTCATCAGAAGTGACTTTTCTCTTGCAACATCAAGTTCTTTCAGACCATCTGAAGAAATTCTAACACATCACCCTGCTCCCTTAAGTGAAGTGTCCTCTCTTCGTATGGACTCACAGAGAATCTTCACTCAAGCAAATGACAGCACTGTGAATTTCATTATAACTTCTATTTCTCAAAACCGCAGGGACATGTctcacttgtggaatagttgtaTTGAAATGCAGGGAGAGCCTTCCTTTCAACCTGGGTTTCCTCATTTTTCATCCAGTTCATCTACTTATTCTGACTCAAAAGCAAAAGGTGAACCCAAGTTACCAATACACAAGGAAAGAGTAGCATCTACCACATTGTCACCGACATCAAACCATCACCCATCTTCTTGA